In Paenibacillus ihbetae, the following are encoded in one genomic region:
- a CDS encoding ABC transporter ATP-binding protein: protein MTNIVKVQGLQKSFGKFKALHDVSFTVDAGEVVGFIGPNGAGKSTTIRTLLGIIHRDAGDAKIFGKDVWKDSLEIHKRLSYVPGDVALWGSLTGGEIIDLFMKLHGGGDKNKRDYLIKRFELDPKKKAKGYSKGNRQKVGLIAALSVDSDLYIFDEPTSGLDPLMEAVFQDEVEKIKLAGKAILLSSHILSEVERLADKVVIIRQGKVVETGTLDELRHLTRSTVTMVTQGNVAKMASVNGVHDFKQSGNQATFSADNEFINDILSEAAKLGVKKFESVPPTLEDLFMRHYEV, encoded by the coding sequence ATGACAAACATTGTGAAAGTGCAAGGCCTGCAAAAAAGCTTCGGGAAATTCAAGGCGTTGCATGACGTTTCATTTACGGTAGATGCCGGGGAAGTTGTCGGCTTTATCGGGCCGAACGGGGCGGGGAAATCCACAACGATTCGTACACTCCTCGGGATCATCCATCGGGATGCCGGGGATGCGAAGATCTTTGGCAAGGATGTATGGAAGGACAGCCTTGAGATTCACAAACGACTTTCTTATGTTCCTGGGGATGTGGCGCTTTGGGGCAGCTTAACAGGCGGCGAAATCATTGATTTATTTATGAAATTGCATGGCGGTGGAGACAAAAATAAACGCGACTATTTGATTAAACGGTTTGAATTGGATCCTAAGAAGAAGGCCAAGGGCTATTCCAAAGGAAATCGGCAAAAGGTCGGCTTGATCGCGGCTTTATCCGTTGACTCTGATCTGTATATTTTCGATGAACCGACTTCCGGCCTTGATCCTTTGATGGAAGCCGTCTTCCAGGATGAAGTCGAAAAAATCAAGCTTGCAGGAAAAGCCATCTTACTGTCCTCCCATATTTTAAGCGAAGTGGAACGACTGGCCGATAAAGTGGTTATCATTCGCCAAGGCAAAGTGGTTGAAACCGGGACATTGGATGAGCTTCGTCACTTAACCCGTTCTACAGTAACTATGGTAACGCAAGGCAATGTCGCTAAAATGGCATCCGTGAACGGTGTCCATGATTTCAAGCAATCCGGCAATCAAGCGACATTCTCTGCGGATAACGAGTTTATCAACGATATTTTGTCCGAAGCGGCAAAATTGGGCGTCAAGAAGTTTGAATCCGTGCCGCCTACGCTGGAAGACTTATTCATGCGTCATTATGAAGTCTAA
- a CDS encoding TetR/AcrR family transcriptional regulator: protein MNGFEKRTQAKKYQVLEATFNLINTEVGIENVTVDEIARHANVGKTTIFKYFGSKENLIHEVFKYFITQMGDEARKIMAENKPFEETIIAMSQMKIHFLEKINKQFYLDLMDYFTKKDDDGLSLMMQEHVKESYSLMLDLFHRGRKEGKVDLKYSDEFLLIYFQALVEGISSPHIYSKIMPYTAQWTELLIKGVAPSK from the coding sequence ATGAATGGTTTTGAAAAGAGGACACAAGCGAAGAAATATCAAGTTCTGGAGGCAACTTTTAACTTGATAAATACTGAAGTCGGCATCGAAAATGTAACGGTGGATGAGATTGCTAGACATGCCAATGTCGGTAAAACGACAATCTTCAAGTATTTTGGGAGCAAAGAAAACCTGATCCATGAGGTGTTTAAGTATTTTATAACTCAAATGGGGGATGAGGCCCGAAAAATTATGGCCGAAAATAAACCGTTCGAAGAAACGATCATTGCCATGAGTCAGATGAAAATTCACTTTCTGGAGAAGATCAACAAGCAGTTTTATTTGGATTTAATGGATTATTTTACAAAGAAGGACGATGACGGATTATCATTGATGATGCAGGAGCACGTTAAGGAGAGCTACAGTCTCATGTTGGATTTGTTTCACCGCGGTCGTAAAGAAGGGAAGGTCGATCTGAAATATTCGGATGAGTTTCTGCTGATTTATTTCCAGGCCCTGGTTGAAGGGATCTCCAGCCCGCATATCTACTCGAAGATAATGCCCTATACCGCCCAATGGACGGAATTGCTGATAAAAGGGGTTGCGCCAAGCAAATAA
- a CDS encoding erythromycin esterase family protein: MEEVRTNSDSAEEAVTQWIRSNAYAIATIDPQAPYTDLEPLANIFRNSTVIGIGESTRGARSAHQIYLIKDRLTRFLVEYLGFRTLFLETDWTVGMQLNEYLRTGKGDPEALLTAAWGPLQTEEVLDALCWMRSYNVQNPDDTIRVFGGYFGAGHVQVFDEVANYVRINAPEQLDELETHYLFLRPSGEIDKHVEWYSSQLNKQPFIDHARLAYQLIAKLPRNDGHELALQHSRFILGFYEYEGFESLDLDHRMANNMIWWQENTSDKVVYWGGIAHTAKDSLLATGRSAGSYLHEYFGSGYTSLGVTFHHGLGADYIPEPSAEFAEAVLGEVDLDSYLLNLNATQPDTVRAWLNTPTKIRVIGPYYDPEKDSTFHMVGPLAKWFDIIIHFQEITAARNLF; the protein is encoded by the coding sequence GTGGAAGAAGTACGAACCAACTCAGATTCAGCAGAGGAAGCGGTGACCCAGTGGATCAGGAGTAATGCTTACGCTATCGCCACAATTGATCCCCAGGCTCCTTACACTGATTTAGAGCCCTTAGCCAATATCTTTCGCAACAGTACTGTCATCGGGATTGGAGAGTCGACTCGCGGTGCCCGAAGCGCTCACCAGATATATCTCATTAAGGACCGACTTACGAGATTTCTTGTTGAATATCTAGGATTCCGTACGCTCTTTCTGGAAACGGACTGGACTGTAGGTATGCAGCTTAATGAGTACTTGCGTACAGGCAAGGGGGACCCAGAAGCTTTGCTTACTGCAGCTTGGGGCCCTTTACAGACAGAAGAGGTTCTCGATGCTCTATGTTGGATGCGCTCCTATAATGTACAGAACCCGGACGATACCATTCGAGTTTTTGGTGGGTACTTCGGTGCAGGGCATGTTCAGGTATTCGACGAAGTAGCTAACTATGTGCGTATAAATGCGCCGGAACAGCTGGATGAGCTAGAGACTCATTATTTGTTTCTTCGTCCCTCGGGTGAAATAGACAAGCATGTCGAGTGGTACTCCAGCCAGCTAAATAAACAGCCATTCATTGATCACGCACGACTGGCCTACCAGCTCATTGCCAAGCTCCCGAGAAATGACGGGCACGAATTGGCGCTTCAACACTCTCGTTTCATCTTAGGCTTCTATGAGTACGAGGGCTTTGAGAGCCTTGACCTCGATCATCGAATGGCAAATAACATGATTTGGTGGCAGGAGAACACAAGTGACAAAGTGGTTTATTGGGGAGGGATTGCACATACAGCCAAAGACAGTCTCCTCGCGACGGGGCGCAGTGCTGGAAGCTATCTGCATGAATACTTTGGATCGGGTTACACATCTCTGGGCGTAACCTTCCATCACGGATTGGGTGCAGACTACATTCCTGAACCGTCGGCAGAGTTTGCAGAAGCAGTCCTGGGAGAAGTCGATTTGGATTCTTACCTCCTGAATCTGAATGCTACTCAACCGGACACAGTCCGAGCATGGCTCAACACACCAACCAAAATACGGGTGATTGGTCCTTATTACGACCCGGAGAAAGATTCAACATTTCACATGGTTGGGCCTCTCGCCAAATGGTTTGATATCATCATTCATTTTCAGGAGATTACAGCAGCTCGCAACTTGTTTTGA